In Marinicauda algicola, one DNA window encodes the following:
- a CDS encoding acyltransferase, producing the protein MRRDHRPYWMHALWERFENAWTGHFLAPHFDSLGEEPKVVRPWNVEVFGPNVHAGKAIHIVSRKDQPVSFTVWAPGDAPGEIRIGDCCFFAGGVRILAAGSIRIGHACLFAKSVTVTDSDWHGLYNRVDPRPESRPVVIGDNVWIGDGAFIGKGVTIGDNAVIGARSVVTKDIPANEVWAGNPARKVKELDPDGPFETRLDLLGRPIEVERFFDQAYRDALRGNSTLGWLRTKVWPKRGD; encoded by the coding sequence ATGCGCCGCGACCACCGCCCCTACTGGATGCATGCGCTGTGGGAGCGCTTCGAGAACGCGTGGACCGGCCATTTCCTCGCGCCCCATTTCGACTCGCTGGGCGAGGAGCCGAAGGTGGTGCGCCCCTGGAACGTGGAGGTCTTCGGGCCGAACGTCCATGCGGGCAAGGCGATCCACATCGTGTCCAGGAAGGACCAGCCCGTAAGCTTCACCGTCTGGGCGCCGGGCGATGCGCCCGGCGAGATCCGCATCGGGGACTGCTGCTTCTTCGCCGGCGGGGTCCGCATCCTCGCCGCCGGCTCGATCCGGATCGGGCATGCCTGCCTGTTCGCGAAGTCCGTGACCGTCACCGACAGCGACTGGCACGGCCTTTACAACCGCGTCGATCCGAGGCCCGAAAGCCGGCCCGTGGTGATCGGGGACAATGTCTGGATCGGCGACGGCGCCTTCATCGGCAAGGGCGTCACCATCGGGGACAATGCGGTCATCGGCGCGCGCAGCGTCGTCACGAAGGACATCCCGGCCAACGAGGTCTGGGCCGGCAATCCGGCACGCAAGGTGAAGGAGCTCGATCCCGATGGGCCGTTCGAGACGCGTCTCGACCTCCTGGGCCGCCCGATCGAGGTCGAGCGCTTCTTCGACCAGGCCTATCGCGACGCGCTGAGGGGAAATTCGACGCTGGGCTGGCTGCGCACGAAGGTCTGGCCGAAGCGGGGGGACTGA
- a CDS encoding DUF4440 domain-containing protein: MKRIATLLIALAAGVSTSFAREEDPLLHNDMQSAHMTAEEREVWHVIERWNDAFARNAPEEYFSYVDPSIVVMTPASPYRVEGIHDDRQEFEFGIRIGTTRVSMFQEMLPLVRVFGDTALVTYFHRGYYGADGEGRSLNLKETTVLRRVDGEWKLIHIHVSQ, translated from the coding sequence ATGAAACGCATAGCCACTTTGCTGATCGCGCTTGCCGCCGGGGTCTCGACGAGTTTCGCCCGGGAGGAAGACCCATTGCTTCACAATGACATGCAATCTGCTCACATGACGGCGGAGGAGCGCGAGGTCTGGCACGTGATCGAGCGCTGGAACGATGCCTTCGCGCGCAACGCGCCGGAGGAGTATTTCAGCTATGTCGATCCGTCCATCGTCGTCATGACTCCCGCGAGCCCCTATCGGGTGGAGGGCATTCACGACGATCGCCAGGAGTTCGAGTTCGGTATCCGGATCGGAACGACGCGTGTGTCGATGTTCCAGGAAATGCTTCCCCTGGTGCGGGTCTTCGGCGACACGGCGCTGGTGACCTATTTCCACAGAGGCTATTACGGCGCGGACGGAGAGGGCCGAAGCCTGAACCTGAAGGAAACGACCGTCCTGCGGCGCGTCGACGGCGAATGGAAGCTGATCCACATTCACGTTTCCCAATGA
- a CDS encoding helix-turn-helix transcriptional regulator yields MAARAKALVLEAPAQRWTLQGIGRELGVSPCHLTRSFRHVTGEPLYRFLNRARLAIGLDRIAAGEEGLTGLALDLGFSSHAHFTTAFRREYGRTPSAARALLAQ; encoded by the coding sequence ATGGCGGCAAGAGCCAAGGCGCTTGTCCTGGAGGCCCCCGCGCAGCGCTGGACGCTTCAAGGAATCGGACGTGAACTGGGCGTGTCGCCCTGTCACCTCACGCGAAGCTTCCGGCACGTCACGGGCGAGCCGCTCTACCGCTTCCTGAACCGGGCGCGGCTCGCGATCGGCCTCGACCGGATCGCGGCAGGCGAAGAAGGTCTGACCGGACTTGCGCTCGATCTCGGTTTCTCCAGCCATGCCCATTTCACCACCGCGTTCCGGCGCGAGTACGGACGGACCCCGAGCGCGGCGCGTGCGCTACTGGCTCAGTGA
- a CDS encoding DUF3253 domain-containing protein, producing MSTQDRIETAILDLVHARGPGKSICPSEAAKEAFGEAWNDYMRPVRQAAIHLARQGRITILRKGRPADPENFKGVYRLALPHEGGDGG from the coding sequence ATGAGCACTCAAGACCGTATCGAAACCGCGATTCTCGATCTCGTCCATGCCCGCGGGCCGGGCAAGTCCATCTGCCCGTCCGAGGCGGCGAAGGAGGCCTTCGGCGAGGCGTGGAACGATTACATGCGTCCGGTCCGCCAGGCGGCCATCCATCTCGCCCGCCAGGGCAGGATCACGATCCTCAGGAAGGGCAGGCCGGCCGATCCGGAAAACTTCAAGGGAGTCTACCGCCTGGCGCTGCCGCACGAGGGCGGCGATGGCGGTTGA
- a CDS encoding GNAT family N-acetyltransferase: MGEVTFDIRPLALSDWPVLETLFGGNGACGGCWCMYWRVPSTGQYWQDHKGEPNRRAFEALVRTGAAMGMLAFAEGEPAGWLSLGWKEEFAYLQRSPRLSGDTGNTMSVTCFFIPAAWRGRGLATALLTRAIDHARRLGAGYLEGYPSIPRSNARIPPAFAHTGVPEMFEAAGFERWREAGGRAIYRVSLSQ, from the coding sequence ATGGGAGAGGTCACCTTCGACATCCGGCCCCTCGCGCTCTCCGACTGGCCCGTCCTCGAGACCCTGTTCGGCGGCAACGGCGCGTGCGGGGGCTGCTGGTGCATGTACTGGCGCGTGCCCAGCACCGGCCAGTACTGGCAGGATCACAAGGGTGAGCCGAACCGGCGCGCCTTCGAAGCGCTGGTGCGCACCGGTGCCGCGATGGGCATGCTTGCCTTTGCCGAAGGGGAACCGGCCGGCTGGCTCAGCCTGGGCTGGAAGGAAGAATTCGCCTACCTCCAACGCTCTCCCAGGCTCTCCGGAGACACGGGGAACACGATGAGCGTCACCTGCTTCTTCATTCCGGCCGCCTGGCGCGGGCGTGGCCTCGCCACGGCCCTACTGACACGCGCGATCGACCATGCACGACGTCTCGGCGCCGGCTATCTCGAAGGCTACCCGTCGATACCCCGGTCGAACGCGCGCATTCCGCCGGCCTTCGCCCATACCGGCGTGCCGGAAATGTTCGAAGCGGCCGGATTCGAGCGCTGGCGAGAGGCCGGTGGCCGGGCGATCTACCGTGTTTCACTGAGCCAGTAG